In Euzebyales bacterium, the genomic window AGGCCGAGCAGGCACTCGCCAGGGTTGAACAGATCCTGAGCGGGTTGGGCTTGCAGTGCATCCGGACAAGACGAAGGTCGTTGGCCTGCGGGAAGGCCGGGAGGGCGTTGACTTCCTCGGCTGCCACTTCCACGCCCGTGTGTCGGGTCGGCTGCTGGAACGCGGTATCCGCCGCTATTACCTGCACCGCTGGCCCTCACGACGGTCGATGAAGCGGGCGCGTACCAGGATCAAAGCGCTGACCGGCGCCGACCGTTGTCACCAGGACATCCGGGAGATCATCACGCTGATCAACCGGGTGCTGCGTGGCTGGGGCAACTACTTTCGCACCGGCAACGCCGCCGACAAGTTCACGCAGCTCGACCGCTACGTCGTGTGGCGGCTCAAGCGTCTGCTGATCAGGCGATATGGCCGCAACCTGCACGCCGGGCGGGCCGATGCGTGGACGCGCGAGTGGTTCGAAGCCCACGGCCTGTTCCGCCTGCGTGGCACCGTGAAGTA contains:
- a CDS encoding group II intron maturase-specific domain-containing protein; the protein is MKRARTRIKALTGADRCHQDIREIITLINRVLRGWGNYFRTGNAADKFTQLDRYVVWRLKRLLIRRYGRNLHAGRADAWTREWFEAHGLFRLRGTVK